From Pangasianodon hypophthalmus isolate fPanHyp1 chromosome 30, fPanHyp1.pri, whole genome shotgun sequence, a single genomic window includes:
- the LOC113529322 gene encoding G-protein coupled receptor 6 gives MNESAPANESVAGFPVASWVEAGAFSRNSSLALSSSSLLFDFPINPWDIMLCLSGTVIACENAIVVAIIFYTPTLRTPMFVLIGSLATADLLAGVGLILNFAFQYLISSETVSLITVGFLVASFTASISSLLAITVDRYFSLYNALTYLSERTLHCVHLMLLGAWGASLGLGMLPVLGWNCMHDTASCSVVPPLTRTNVALLAVAFFTIFVLMLGLYCKICKIVCRHAHQIALQRHFLAPSHYAATKKGVSTLAIVLGTFGASWLPFAIYCLVGEREDPAVYTYATLLPATYNSMINPIIYAYRNTEIQRSLYVLFCGSARTDVSYRSRSPSEV, from the coding sequence ATGAATGAGAGCGCACCAGCGAACGAGAGCGTGGCGGGATTTCCCGTGGCCTCGTGGGTGGAAGCCGGAGCCTTCAGCAGAAACAGCAGCCTGGCgctctcctcatcctccttgctCTTCGACTTTCCCATAAACCCATGGGACATTATGCTGTGCCTCTCCGGCACTGTGATCGCATGTGAGAACGCCATCGTGGTGGCGATCATCTTTTACACGCCGACTCTGCGCACCCCGATGTTCGTGCTGATCGGTAGCCTTGCGACTGCCGACCTGCTCGCGGGAGTGGGACTGATCTTGAACTTTGCGTTCCAGTACTTGATCTCGTCGGAGACGGTCAGCCTGATCACGGTCGGTTTCCTCGTGGCCTCGTTCACAGCCTCGATCAGCAGCCTGCTGGCCATCACCGTGGACCGCTACTTCTCTCTGTACAACGCGCTCACGTACCTTTCGGAGAGAACGTTGCACTGCGTGCACTTGATGCTGCTGGGCGCGTGGGGAGCGTCGCTGGGTCTCGGCATGCTGCCCGTGCTCGGCTGGAACTGCATGCATGACACGGCCTCCTGCAGCGTCGTGCCGCCTCTCACGCGCACCAACGTGGCACTGCTCGCCGTGGCCTTCTTCACCATTTTCGTCCTCATGCTCGGCCTCTACTGCAAGATCTGCAAGATCGTGTGCCGCCACGCGCACCAGATAGCGCTTCAGCGCCACTTCCTCGCGCCGTCGCACTACGCCGCCACCAAGAAAGGTGTCTCCACGCTCGCCATCGTCCTGGGCACGTTTGGCGCGAGCTGGCTGCCCTTCGCCATCTACTGCTTGGTGGGCGAGCGCGAGGACCCGGCCGTGTACACGTACGCCACGTTACTTCCGGCCACCTACAACTCCATGATCAACCCGATCATCTACGCGTACCGCAACACCGAGATCCAGCGCTCGCTCTACGTGCTTTTTTGCGGCAGCGCGCGCACCGACGTGTCCTATCGTTCCAGATCACCGAGCGAGGTCTAG